A region from the Simiduia sp. 21SJ11W-1 genome encodes:
- a CDS encoding RidA family protein, producing MTNKAIISTDQAPAAIGTYSQAVKVNNTVYLSGQIPLVPETMVLVEGDFRAQAHQVFKNLRAVCEAANGGLGDIVKLNLYLTDLSNFPVVNEVMAEYFQEPYPARAAVGISELPKGALFEAEGVMVL from the coding sequence ATGACCAACAAAGCCATCATCAGTACCGATCAGGCGCCTGCGGCCATCGGCACCTATTCGCAAGCCGTGAAGGTAAATAACACCGTCTACCTGTCTGGCCAGATTCCGCTGGTGCCTGAAACCATGGTGCTGGTGGAAGGTGATTTCCGCGCCCAGGCCCACCAGGTGTTCAAAAACCTGCGCGCCGTGTGCGAGGCCGCCAACGGCGGGCTGGGCGACATTGTGAAACTCAACCTCTACCTCACCGACCTCAGCAATTTCCCGGTGGTTAACGAAGTAATGGCCGAGTACTTCCAGGAACCCTATCCGGCGCGCGCCGCCGTAGGCATCAGCGAGCTGCCCAAGGGCGCACTGTTTGAAGCCGAAGGCGTTATGGTGCTTTAA
- a CDS encoding NAD-dependent epimerase/dehydratase family protein, which yields MKAPSTLLLGFGDIAERVAALLDGPWAGARRSASGRPEVVAADATKSEDLLRLLGKGYQRILVTLTPPERTDAGYRASYVAAARALTEALATLELRPRIVWVSSTSVYGQNAGQWVDETSPTEPAGFAGKRLLEAESLLLASGLDVVIARLSGIYGPGRDRLLSQVRAGQVSRNMLAYSNRIHADDAACALHHLLALPNPETHYIVTDDAPVLLAEVVRGMAQALGVPGPEQSQGAPFTGKRLCNNRLKASGWQPRYPDWRAGYQAELTALKAP from the coding sequence ATGAAAGCTCCTTCTACCCTGCTGCTTGGTTTCGGTGATATTGCTGAGCGTGTAGCGGCGCTCCTTGACGGCCCCTGGGCAGGTGCAAGGCGCAGCGCCTCTGGCAGGCCAGAGGTTGTGGCGGCAGATGCCACAAAAAGTGAAGACTTACTGCGGCTCTTGGGCAAGGGCTACCAGCGAATACTGGTAACGCTCACCCCGCCCGAGCGCACGGATGCAGGCTACCGGGCAAGCTACGTGGCCGCCGCCCGTGCGTTGACCGAGGCACTGGCAACCCTTGAGCTGCGCCCGCGTATTGTTTGGGTGTCTAGCACCTCGGTGTATGGCCAGAACGCCGGCCAATGGGTGGATGAAACCAGCCCCACAGAGCCTGCGGGGTTTGCCGGCAAGCGGTTGTTGGAGGCGGAGTCTTTGCTGTTGGCCTCAGGTCTGGACGTGGTGATTGCAAGGCTTTCAGGCATTTATGGGCCTGGTCGCGACCGGCTGTTGAGCCAGGTGCGCGCAGGCCAGGTGTCGCGCAATATGCTGGCCTACAGCAACCGCATTCACGCAGACGATGCCGCCTGCGCCCTGCACCACTTGCTGGCGCTCCCAAATCCCGAAACCCACTACATAGTGACAGATGATGCGCCGGTGCTGTTGGCTGAGGTGGTGCGTGGCATGGCCCAGGCACTGGGTGTGCCGGGGCCCGAGCAATCACAAGGTGCGCCGTTTACCGGTAAGCGGCTCTGCAATAACAGGTTGAAGGCCAGCGGGTGGCAGCCGCGCTACCCCGATTGGCGCGCAGGCTACCAGGCAGAGCTCACTGCCCTTAAAGCACCATAA
- the rpoZ gene encoding DNA-directed RNA polymerase subunit omega codes for MARITVEDCLNHVDNRFELVIVGSKRARQIAVGGKSPMVPEENDKPTVIALREIEEGLVDASILTQRDEPEYEIEAPVLTEE; via the coding sequence ATGGCACGTATTACTGTTGAAGATTGTCTGAACCATGTTGATAACCGCTTTGAACTGGTTATTGTTGGCAGCAAGCGCGCGCGTCAAATTGCCGTTGGCGGCAAGTCGCCCATGGTGCCGGAAGAAAACGACAAGCCCACCGTGATCGCCCTGCGCGAAATCGAAGAAGGCCTGGTAGATGCCTCTATCCTGACTCAGCGCGATGAGCCAGAATACGAAATTGAAGCACCTGTTCTGACCGAAGAGTAA
- a CDS encoding HDOD domain-containing protein, which yields MSLSASIIQFLDQFELEYQLTEPLDTPQWHDQQLRSQAAARATLLEDDQERVLAVFPADSMLDLGAVNKLLGRNLVAMGPQLLNKLFERYELSSIPALPGLAGLTTVVDQRLLDNPTLYLDPGNSAQMLKLPQKEFEKLTKNAKVGEVSVLLSNLEMPLRGDDEAIITNSVKHFTALRVKERLEETLELPPLPETAQRIIQLRVDPNADISDLAHIVETDPSLAAQVVSWAASPYYSAPGKIKSIHDAIVRVLGFDMVLNLALGLSLGKTLSMPKDGVFGITRYWQQSVYMAAAMEGLVTAIPRDHRPGFGMAYLSGLVFNFGYLVMSEVFPPYFTKLCRTLEANPHVDHPQVEKHLLGVTRDHIAGWLMDLWNMPDEVIFALRHQNEPDCEGDNAAYAKLLFVARRLLAQRGLPCGPKLEVPAQVYKDLHLDPVKAEATIDNILESSAELEHIAAQMAPAA from the coding sequence GTGTCGCTTTCAGCCAGCATCATCCAGTTTCTGGATCAATTTGAGCTTGAATACCAACTCACCGAACCACTCGATACCCCCCAGTGGCACGATCAGCAATTGCGCAGCCAAGCCGCCGCCCGCGCCACCTTGCTGGAAGATGACCAGGAGCGGGTGCTGGCGGTATTTCCCGCCGACAGCATGCTGGATTTAGGCGCTGTGAATAAGTTACTGGGCCGCAATCTGGTTGCCATGGGGCCGCAGTTACTTAACAAATTGTTTGAGCGCTATGAGCTTTCCTCTATTCCGGCTCTGCCGGGGCTGGCGGGCCTTACCACCGTGGTGGATCAACGCCTGCTCGATAACCCCACCCTGTATCTAGACCCGGGCAACAGCGCACAAATGCTGAAACTGCCGCAAAAAGAATTCGAAAAGCTTACAAAAAACGCCAAAGTGGGCGAAGTGTCGGTTTTATTAAGTAACTTGGAAATGCCTTTGCGCGGTGACGATGAAGCCATTATCACCAATTCGGTAAAGCACTTTACGGCGCTCAGGGTAAAAGAGCGCTTGGAGGAAACCCTGGAGCTGCCGCCGCTGCCGGAAACCGCCCAGCGCATTATTCAACTGCGGGTAGACCCGAATGCCGACATCAGCGATCTGGCCCACATTGTCGAAACAGACCCAAGCCTGGCCGCGCAAGTGGTGAGCTGGGCGGCCTCACCTTATTACTCGGCACCCGGCAAAATTAAATCCATTCACGATGCCATAGTGCGGGTGCTGGGCTTTGATATGGTGCTGAACCTGGCGCTCGGGCTGTCGCTGGGTAAAACCCTTTCCATGCCCAAAGACGGCGTGTTCGGCATCACCCGCTACTGGCAGCAATCTGTGTACATGGCAGCAGCCATGGAGGGGCTGGTAACCGCCATTCCCCGCGATCACCGGCCAGGCTTTGGCATGGCGTATTTGTCTGGATTGGTGTTTAACTTCGGCTATCTGGTGATGTCTGAGGTGTTTCCGCCCTATTTCACCAAATTGTGCCGCACCCTGGAGGCCAACCCCCATGTGGATCACCCCCAGGTGGAAAAACACCTGCTGGGCGTTACCCGCGATCATATTGCCGGTTGGTTGATGGACCTTTGGAATATGCCAGATGAGGTAATCTTCGCGCTGCGCCACCAAAATGAGCCAGATTGCGAGGGCGATAACGCAGCCTATGCCAAACTGCTGTTTGTGGCGCGCCGTCTGCTGGCCCAGCGTGGCCTGCCCTGTGGCCCGAAACTGGAAGTGCCGGCCCAGGTTTACAAAGATCTGCACCTGGATCCGGTGAAAGCCGAGGCCACCATCGACAACATTCTGGAATCTTCAGCTGAACTCGAGCACATAGCCGCGCAAATGGCGCCGGCCGCCTAG
- a CDS encoding hydrogen peroxide-inducible genes activator, which translates to MTLNELRYIVTLAQEQHFGRAAERCYVSQPTLSIAVKKLEEELGIALFERSKTRVQPTPLGEKIVNQAQLVLEQTAAIKDIAKSGKDQLSSPLHVGAIFTIGPYLFPHFIPELQRIAPHMPLYVEEGYTATLRQRLRKGELDVIIVSLPFTEADVVTQTLYDEPFVVLMPKDHPLAEFSAISPEQLHDYNVLLLGEGHCFRDQILEACPALQPSADPKAGHIRTAAKGSSLETLRHMVASGLGITILPYSAVEATRYADNLLIYRPFAEPAPRRTVAMAWRASYPRHKAIDALRASINQCHLVGND; encoded by the coding sequence ATGACACTCAACGAACTGCGCTACATAGTGACGCTCGCACAAGAGCAACATTTTGGCCGCGCCGCCGAACGCTGCTATGTGAGCCAGCCAACCCTCAGCATTGCAGTGAAAAAGCTTGAAGAAGAGCTGGGTATCGCCCTGTTTGAGCGCTCCAAGACCCGGGTTCAGCCCACGCCACTGGGGGAAAAAATCGTCAACCAGGCACAGCTGGTCCTAGAGCAAACCGCCGCCATTAAAGACATTGCCAAATCCGGCAAAGACCAGCTTTCAAGCCCGCTGCACGTGGGCGCGATTTTCACCATTGGCCCTTATTTATTCCCGCACTTTATTCCCGAGCTGCAGCGCATCGCACCGCACATGCCGCTGTATGTGGAAGAGGGCTACACCGCCACATTGCGCCAGCGCCTGCGCAAGGGCGAGCTGGATGTGATTATTGTCTCGCTGCCCTTTACCGAGGCCGACGTCGTCACCCAAACCCTGTATGACGAACCCTTTGTGGTGCTCATGCCGAAAGATCACCCGCTGGCAGAGTTTTCAGCCATCAGCCCCGAGCAACTGCACGACTACAACGTGCTATTGCTGGGCGAAGGCCACTGCTTTCGCGATCAGATTCTGGAGGCCTGCCCGGCACTGCAGCCATCGGCAGACCCAAAGGCCGGCCACATTCGCACCGCTGCCAAAGGCAGCTCGCTGGAAACCCTGCGCCACATGGTGGCCTCGGGCCTGGGCATTACCATTTTGCCTTACTCCGCCGTAGAGGCCACCCGCTACGCCGACAACCTCTTGATCTACCGGCCTTTTGCCGAGCCAGCACCGCGCCGTACCGTGGCCATGGCCTGGCGCGCCAGCTACCCACGCCACAAGGCCATTGATGCCTTGCGCGCCTCTATTAACCAGTGCCACCTCGTTGGGAATGACTGA
- the spoT gene encoding bifunctional GTP diphosphokinase/guanosine-3',5'-bis pyrophosphate 3'-pyrophosphohydrolase — translation MQTIDALAHQLSSYLEPAHINLVRRAYLYAEQAHDGQKRRSGDPYITHPLAVATILSNMHMDHQSLMAAMLHDVIEDTGIAKASLGEQFGDTVADLVDGVSKLTQIEFESQAEKQAENFQKMTLAMSRDIRVILVKLADRLHNMRTLGVMPPEKKRRIARETLEIYAPIAHRLGMNDMRIEFENRGFSAMHPLRAKRLKAALQSARGNRKELVEQIRQSLQKRLEDEHINALVIGREKHLYSIYTKMRSKKKSFKEIMDVYAFRIIVDSVDTCYRTLGAIHNLYKPIITEFKDYIAIPKTNGYQSLHTVLVGMHGVPIEVQIRTKEMDEMANSGIAAHWLYKTNDNPNASHLRARQWVQGLLEMQQRAGDSLEFIENVKIDLFPDEVYVFTPKGRIVELPSGATPVDFAYAVHTDVGNACVACRINDRLAPLSQPLQSGQKVTIITAASAQPNPAWLNFVTSGKARSAIRHFLKHQRHHESIELGRKLLTRSLADRGLELQNLEKDTRKQLLKDTGISSMEALFEEIGLGKRLPHAVANLVQSDSRKADAQSPLMIESADGMMISFARCCRPIPGDPIVGHISAGKGLVVHHDTCRNIVELREKPEKIAMVNWSPDVRGEFPVDVRVEVESGRGIIAGLATRITEQNANIEQINVHERDAHNSVINLTLGVANRVHLANIMRRLKSLRSVIRIARHRN, via the coding sequence TTGCAGACTATCGACGCACTCGCGCATCAGCTGTCTTCCTATTTAGAACCTGCACACATCAATTTGGTCCGGCGCGCCTACCTCTACGCAGAGCAGGCGCACGATGGCCAAAAGCGCCGCTCCGGTGATCCCTACATCACCCACCCACTCGCGGTAGCCACCATTTTGTCGAACATGCACATGGACCATCAAAGCCTGATGGCCGCCATGCTGCACGACGTGATTGAAGACACCGGCATTGCCAAAGCAAGCCTTGGCGAGCAGTTTGGCGATACCGTGGCAGACCTGGTAGACGGCGTGAGCAAGCTCACCCAGATCGAATTTGAATCCCAGGCGGAAAAACAGGCCGAAAACTTCCAGAAAATGACGCTCGCCATGTCGCGCGATATCCGCGTGATACTGGTAAAACTCGCCGACCGACTCCACAACATGCGCACGCTCGGCGTAATGCCGCCAGAGAAAAAGCGCCGCATCGCCCGCGAAACCCTGGAGATTTACGCGCCCATCGCGCACCGGCTCGGCATGAACGACATGCGCATCGAGTTTGAAAACCGCGGTTTCTCGGCCATGCACCCGCTGCGGGCCAAGCGCTTGAAGGCGGCGCTGCAAAGCGCACGCGGCAACCGCAAAGAGCTGGTGGAGCAAATTCGCCAAAGTTTGCAAAAGCGCTTGGAAGACGAGCATATCAACGCGCTGGTCATAGGCCGGGAAAAGCACCTCTACAGCATTTACACCAAGATGCGCTCGAAGAAGAAGTCGTTCAAAGAAATCATGGACGTCTACGCCTTCCGCATTATCGTAGACTCGGTAGACACCTGCTACCGCACCCTGGGCGCCATTCACAACCTGTACAAGCCCATCATCACCGAATTCAAAGATTACATCGCCATTCCCAAAACCAACGGCTACCAGTCACTGCACACGGTGCTGGTGGGTATGCACGGCGTACCCATCGAGGTGCAGATCCGCACCAAGGAAATGGACGAAATGGCCAACAGCGGCATTGCCGCCCACTGGCTCTACAAAACCAACGACAACCCCAACGCCAGCCACCTGCGTGCCCGCCAGTGGGTGCAGGGCCTGCTGGAAATGCAGCAGCGCGCCGGCGACAGCCTGGAATTCATCGAAAACGTTAAAATCGACCTGTTCCCCGATGAAGTCTACGTGTTCACGCCAAAAGGCCGCATAGTTGAGCTCCCCAGTGGTGCAACCCCGGTGGATTTTGCCTACGCCGTGCACACAGATGTGGGCAATGCCTGCGTGGCCTGCCGCATTAACGACCGGCTGGCGCCGCTTTCACAGCCGCTGCAATCAGGCCAGAAGGTCACCATTATTACCGCCGCCAGCGCCCAGCCGAATCCGGCCTGGTTAAACTTTGTGACTTCCGGCAAGGCCCGTTCGGCGATTCGCCACTTCCTGAAGCACCAGCGCCACCATGAATCCATAGAGCTTGGGCGCAAGCTGCTCACCCGCTCGCTGGCAGACCGGGGCCTGGAACTGCAAAACCTTGAAAAAGACACCCGCAAGCAATTGCTCAAAGACACGGGTATCAGCAGCATGGAGGCGCTCTTTGAGGAGATTGGCCTGGGTAAGCGCCTGCCGCACGCGGTGGCCAACCTGGTGCAATCAGACAGCCGCAAAGCCGATGCCCAATCGCCACTGATGATCGAATCGGCCGATGGCATGATGATCAGCTTTGCGCGCTGCTGCCGGCCCATCCCCGGCGACCCGATTGTGGGCCACATAAGCGCCGGCAAGGGCCTGGTGGTGCACCACGACACCTGCCGCAACATCGTAGAGCTGCGTGAAAAACCCGAAAAAATTGCCATGGTGAACTGGTCGCCCGATGTGCGCGGCGAGTTCCCGGTGGATGTGCGCGTTGAGGTGGAATCCGGGCGCGGCATTATTGCGGGCCTGGCTACCCGCATTACCGAACAAAACGCCAATATCGAGCAGATAAACGTGCACGAGCGCGACGCCCACAACAGCGTAATTAACCTGACCCTTGGCGTTGCCAACCGCGTGCATTTGGCCAATATCATGCGCCGTTTGAAAAGCCTGCGTTCTGTGATACGCATCGCCCGGCACCGCAACTAG
- the recG gene encoding ATP-dependent DNA helicase RecG, with product MTDQTASPTLDTVPVTALKGVGKSLADKLAKLGLHNLQDLLFHLPLRYLDRTRVTPIGALQPGTTAVIEGEIKAADVVFGRRRSLVVRLQDATGTITLRFYHFNQAQKQNLGRGLQLRCFGEARRGAAGLELYHPEYEAVTGQAAPLAKSLTPVYPATEGVTQPRMRSLLTQTLGFLTPASLRELLPASLRAEYGQWPLADALRYLHQPPADANLQQLAEGAHPAQQRLAFEELLAHHLSLLGLRQQIQAEGAPLLAPNAERLKAFLAQLPFSPTGAQQRVAREIAFDLNQTVPMLRLVQGDVGSGKTLVAAMAALQAIANGYQVALMAPTEILSEQHRQNFQSWFEPLGISVGWLAGKQKAAERRAQLAALANAETQLIVGTHALFQEQVEFADLGLVIIDEQHRFGVHQRLSLREKAGSQLRPHQLIMTATPIPRTLAMSAYADLDVSVIDELPPGRKPVTTVVINQERRDQVIERVRVAIGEGRQVYWVCTLIEESETLTAQAAEATQQELALCLPDTAIGLVHGRLKPADKEEVMALFKAGELPLLVATTVIEVGVDVPNASLMIIDNPERLGLAQLHQLRGRVGRGSAESHCVLLYSQPLSQHSRARLEAMRATNDGFLIAEKDLELRGPGEVLGTRQTGAMNFKIADLQRDAELIPQVRSAAAELLAHHPQQTANLTRRWLGYNEVYAKV from the coding sequence ATGACTGACCAAACCGCCAGCCCCACTCTCGATACGGTGCCTGTGACTGCGCTGAAAGGCGTTGGTAAATCACTGGCCGACAAACTCGCCAAGCTGGGCCTGCACAACCTGCAGGACTTACTTTTTCACCTGCCGCTGCGGTATCTGGATCGCACCCGCGTTACCCCCATCGGCGCGTTACAGCCAGGCACAACGGCGGTGATCGAGGGCGAAATCAAAGCCGCAGACGTCGTCTTCGGCCGCCGCCGCTCGCTGGTGGTGCGCCTGCAAGATGCCACCGGCACCATTACCCTGCGGTTTTATCACTTTAACCAGGCACAAAAACAGAACCTCGGCCGCGGCCTGCAACTGCGTTGCTTTGGCGAGGCCCGCCGGGGCGCGGCCGGGCTTGAGCTGTATCACCCGGAATACGAAGCCGTAACCGGGCAGGCCGCGCCACTGGCGAAATCGCTCACGCCCGTGTACCCCGCCACCGAAGGGGTTACCCAACCGCGCATGCGCAGCCTGCTCACCCAAACCCTTGGGTTTTTAACGCCTGCAAGCCTGCGTGAGCTGCTGCCGGCGAGCCTGCGCGCCGAATATGGCCAGTGGCCGCTGGCCGACGCGCTGCGCTACCTGCACCAGCCACCGGCGGATGCAAACCTGCAGCAACTGGCCGAAGGCGCGCACCCGGCGCAACAGCGGCTGGCCTTTGAAGAGCTGTTGGCCCACCACCTGAGCCTGTTGGGCCTGCGCCAGCAAATCCAGGCCGAAGGCGCGCCGCTACTGGCGCCCAATGCCGAGCGGCTAAAGGCCTTTTTGGCCCAGCTGCCCTTTAGCCCTACCGGGGCCCAGCAGCGGGTGGCCCGGGAAATCGCCTTTGATCTCAACCAAACTGTGCCCATGCTGAGGCTGGTGCAGGGTGATGTGGGCTCGGGCAAAACCCTGGTGGCCGCCATGGCTGCACTGCAAGCCATCGCCAATGGCTACCAGGTGGCACTCATGGCCCCCACAGAAATTTTAAGCGAGCAACACCGGCAGAATTTCCAGAGCTGGTTTGAGCCTCTGGGCATCAGTGTTGGTTGGCTTGCCGGCAAGCAGAAAGCCGCCGAGCGGCGGGCGCAATTGGCAGCGCTGGCCAATGCCGAGACCCAGTTAATTGTAGGCACCCATGCCCTGTTTCAGGAGCAGGTGGAATTCGCAGATTTAGGGCTGGTAATCATCGACGAACAGCACCGATTTGGCGTACATCAGCGGCTAAGTTTGCGGGAAAAGGCCGGCAGCCAGCTGCGCCCGCACCAGCTCATCATGACCGCTACCCCCATCCCGCGCACCCTGGCCATGAGCGCCTATGCCGATCTGGATGTCTCGGTTATTGACGAGTTGCCGCCGGGCCGCAAACCTGTGACCACCGTGGTAATCAATCAGGAACGCCGCGACCAGGTGATCGAGCGGGTGCGGGTGGCCATTGGCGAGGGTCGCCAGGTTTACTGGGTGTGCACCCTCATTGAAGAATCTGAAACCCTAACCGCCCAAGCGGCCGAGGCCACCCAGCAAGAGCTGGCCCTGTGCCTGCCCGACACCGCCATCGGCCTGGTACACGGGCGCCTGAAGCCTGCAGATAAAGAAGAAGTCATGGCGCTGTTCAAGGCCGGCGAGCTGCCGCTTTTGGTGGCCACCACGGTCATTGAGGTGGGGGTAGATGTGCCCAACGCCAGCCTTATGATTATCGACAACCCCGAGCGCCTGGGCCTTGCACAATTGCACCAGCTGCGCGGGCGGGTAGGGCGCGGTAGCGCCGAAAGCCACTGCGTGCTGTTGTATTCGCAACCGCTTTCGCAGCACTCCAGAGCCAGGCTTGAGGCCATGCGCGCCACCAACGACGGCTTTTTGATTGCCGAGAAAGACCTGGAGCTGCGCGGGCCCGGTGAAGTGCTGGGCACCCGCCAAACGGGCGCCATGAACTTTAAAATTGCCGATCTTCAGCGCGATGCCGAGCTGATCCCCCAAGTGCGCAGCGCTGCCGCCGAATTACTGGCACACCACCCCCAGCAAACCGCAAACCTTACCCGCCGCTGGCTGGGTTATAACGAGGTTTATGCCAAAGTCTGA